In the Kaistella sp. 97-N-M2 genome, one interval contains:
- the dnaE gene encoding DNA polymerase III subunit alpha: MYLIFDTETTGLPKNYNAPLSDSDNWPRMVQIAWQLHAQDGTLLENQDYIIKPDGYDIPYNASRIHGISTKMANAEGRDLLEVLAEFQDVLKKAHVVAGHNIDFDYKIVGAELFRKQLENALEKIPSADTMALGTDYCQLGGGRNGKFKSPKLTELYEKLYNQKFDEAHNAAADVNATAQIFFEMKRIGVIPADQLKISEADLREFIETHPHPIQPFGIIIRRQVAASKKKKKIDFGDTNEIEIGDYFNFHNHSIYSSLQASSRINDLINKALENNFSAVGLVDLGNMMGAFKFVSEVEKANGNIKKKHQEYLDKKQKAQEEGIEFKETEPRSKELIPIIGCEFYISDRPEKKQFTKDDPDRRTHVVLLAKNMNGYKNLTKLSSIGYVNGFYFGVPRISKQMISEYKEDLIALTAGTLGDIPSTILEFGEQKGEEVFQWWTNTFKEDFYVQIQNHEVEEEEHLNDVLLEFAEKYDTKILAQNETFYTERSDAHIQDILYCIKDGEKLSSPVGKGFGKRRGLPTHEFYMKDEAELKQSFRQFPDAFEAYTEFLAKFEPYTLKRDVLLPEYDIPSEFLSEEDRADGGKRGENAYLRHLTYEGAAKRYPEITDEIRERLDFELDVIKNTGYPGYFLIVQDFCNEARKMGVWVGPGRGSAAGSAVAYCTGITNVDPIAYDLLFERFLNPERISMPDIDIDFDDEGRDKIIKWVVEKYGKSNVAQIITYSVLGGKSAIKDAGRVLDVSIGETNNIAKLIPSSPGMNIAKAFAKFDKLAPEDKVLAQEMKDILANPQDERFDVLSAAQKMEGCIRNTGIHACGVIITPEDISNLVPITIAAKDADILVSQFDNSVAESAGLLKMDFLGLRTLTIIKRAIKLIREKHGIDINPDTIPLDDAKTYQLFKEGRTVGIFQYESPGMQKYMRELKPTKFGDLIAMNALYRPGPIKYIPTFINRKNGSEETTYDLEETKEYLEETYGITVYQEQVMLLSQKLAHFTKGEADTLRKAMGKKDRPTLDKMYPKFLEGGKMNGLDETKLNKIWKDWEAFAEYAFNKSHSTCYALIAYQTAYLKANYPAEYMASVMSNNINNTKQITLFMEDCKAIGVDVLGPDVNESQYAFAVNEKGQIRFGLGAIKGIGEGPSEAIVAARKAERYKNIYDFFEKIPSSQMNKRVAESLVVAGAFDEVDRYHRAQYFDIDASGKTNIERLLRYGQSFQDNINEIENSLFADFADEVKIEQPKINPAPEWQNMHKLNKEKEIIGFYLSAHPLDEYKFQFQFIQGALSKKEILEGKKEEEIELDKIAVPIDIVDDIADSEEDLIDLPRDNPEGDEAELLEDSGKKAEPKGTYNFLNLDEVESYKNIVFANQQPDLFNNDKLSWKEKQALKNNAPEYMVAGLVTEYIVKDGKNSGEKIAFLTLEDYSGSYGFRLGDRDYMRLRDKIEVQRFVIFKVKFSQANDGRVFVNVSEVIDLKDAFEKFAKKMTVVVDVNDLRREDVDFFRENFSNSNGEHKLNFFVKNPEDQSNIELVSMKANVDINGNLLEIIHEMNKYEVYLN; encoded by the coding sequence ATGTACTTAATATTCGATACTGAAACCACCGGTTTACCCAAAAATTATAACGCACCGCTCTCTGATTCAGATAATTGGCCAAGAATGGTGCAAATTGCCTGGCAGCTTCATGCCCAGGACGGAACGCTGCTCGAAAATCAGGACTACATCATTAAACCCGATGGTTACGACATTCCTTATAATGCCAGCAGAATTCACGGAATTTCTACCAAAATGGCAAATGCCGAAGGTCGGGATCTGCTGGAAGTTTTAGCTGAATTTCAGGATGTTTTAAAAAAAGCCCATGTTGTGGCGGGCCATAATATCGATTTCGATTACAAAATTGTGGGTGCCGAACTGTTCCGAAAACAACTAGAAAATGCTTTGGAAAAAATTCCCTCCGCTGATACTATGGCTCTGGGAACAGATTATTGCCAATTGGGCGGCGGAAGAAACGGCAAGTTTAAATCGCCAAAACTGACGGAACTTTACGAAAAACTGTACAATCAAAAGTTCGACGAAGCGCACAATGCCGCAGCCGACGTAAATGCAACAGCTCAGATTTTCTTCGAAATGAAGAGGATTGGCGTTATTCCCGCGGATCAACTTAAGATTTCCGAAGCAGATCTCCGCGAATTTATTGAGACTCATCCTCATCCGATTCAACCATTTGGAATTATCATCAGACGGCAGGTCGCAGCTTCAAAAAAGAAAAAGAAAATCGATTTTGGCGATACCAACGAAATTGAGATCGGGGACTATTTTAATTTTCATAACCACAGTATTTATTCCTCGCTACAGGCTTCCTCACGCATAAATGACCTCATCAACAAAGCCCTGGAGAATAATTTTTCGGCAGTTGGACTGGTGGATCTAGGAAACATGATGGGCGCTTTTAAATTTGTTTCGGAAGTTGAAAAAGCCAACGGAAACATCAAAAAGAAACATCAGGAATATTTAGATAAGAAACAGAAAGCGCAGGAAGAAGGAATTGAGTTTAAAGAGACTGAACCGAGAAGCAAAGAACTGATTCCGATTATCGGCTGCGAGTTTTATATTTCCGACCGCCCCGAAAAAAAACAGTTTACTAAGGACGATCCCGACCGCAGGACGCACGTTGTTTTGTTGGCAAAAAATATGAACGGGTATAAAAACCTGACGAAACTCTCCAGTATCGGATACGTGAACGGATTTTATTTTGGGGTTCCGAGAATTTCAAAACAAATGATCTCCGAGTATAAAGAGGATCTAATTGCTTTAACGGCGGGAACTTTGGGTGATATTCCGAGTACCATTTTAGAATTTGGAGAACAGAAAGGCGAGGAGGTTTTCCAGTGGTGGACCAATACTTTTAAAGAAGATTTTTACGTGCAGATTCAAAACCACGAGGTGGAGGAGGAAGAACATTTAAATGATGTTTTGCTTGAATTTGCGGAGAAGTATGACACGAAAATTTTGGCCCAAAACGAAACATTTTATACCGAACGATCCGATGCACACATTCAGGATATTTTATACTGCATTAAAGACGGTGAAAAACTGTCTTCCCCTGTTGGCAAGGGTTTCGGAAAAAGACGCGGGTTGCCTACGCACGAATTTTACATGAAAGATGAAGCGGAACTGAAACAAAGTTTCCGGCAATTCCCTGACGCTTTTGAAGCGTACACGGAATTTCTCGCCAAGTTTGAACCGTACACTTTAAAACGTGATGTTTTGCTTCCCGAGTATGACATTCCATCAGAGTTTTTGAGCGAAGAAGATCGTGCAGACGGCGGAAAAAGAGGCGAAAATGCGTATCTGCGTCACTTAACCTACGAAGGCGCCGCAAAAAGGTATCCCGAAATTACGGATGAAATTCGGGAACGTCTCGATTTTGAACTGGACGTAATTAAAAATACGGGTTATCCGGGCTATTTTTTAATCGTACAGGATTTTTGTAATGAAGCCCGAAAGATGGGCGTTTGGGTAGGTCCGGGTCGTGGCTCAGCTGCGGGTTCGGCCGTCGCCTATTGTACCGGAATTACGAATGTTGATCCGATTGCTTATGATCTGCTCTTTGAGCGTTTTCTAAATCCGGAAAGGATCTCAATGCCCGATATCGATATCGATTTTGATGACGAAGGACGGGATAAGATCATTAAGTGGGTTGTTGAAAAGTATGGCAAAAGTAACGTAGCGCAGATTATCACCTACTCCGTTTTGGGTGGTAAATCGGCGATTAAGGATGCAGGACGCGTTTTGGATGTTTCCATTGGAGAAACGAACAATATTGCGAAATTAATTCCCTCCTCACCCGGAATGAATATTGCTAAAGCCTTTGCAAAGTTTGACAAACTGGCGCCCGAAGACAAAGTTTTGGCGCAGGAGATGAAAGATATTTTAGCGAATCCGCAGGATGAAAGATTCGATGTGCTTTCGGCCGCGCAAAAAATGGAGGGCTGCATCCGAAATACAGGAATTCATGCGTGTGGCGTCATTATAACACCGGAAGATATTTCCAATCTTGTTCCGATCACTATTGCGGCGAAAGATGCAGACATTCTCGTTTCGCAGTTCGACAATTCTGTGGCGGAAAGTGCGGGTTTGCTGAAGATGGATTTTCTCGGCTTACGTACGTTAACCATCATTAAACGCGCCATTAAACTCATCCGAGAAAAGCATGGCATCGACATCAATCCGGATACCATTCCGCTGGACGATGCGAAAACCTATCAGTTATTTAAAGAGGGTAGAACGGTCGGGATTTTTCAGTATGAAAGTCCGGGAATGCAGAAATACATGCGCGAACTCAAACCGACAAAGTTTGGTGATCTTATCGCGATGAATGCGCTTTACCGGCCGGGGCCCATCAAATATATTCCAACATTTATTAATCGGAAAAACGGCTCCGAAGAGACAACTTATGATCTTGAAGAAACCAAAGAATATTTGGAGGAAACCTACGGAATCACCGTATATCAGGAACAGGTAATGCTTTTGTCTCAAAAACTTGCACATTTTACGAAAGGTGAAGCAGATACGTTGCGGAAAGCCATGGGAAAAAAAGACCGGCCAACACTGGATAAAATGTATCCTAAATTTTTGGAAGGCGGAAAAATGAATGGGCTGGACGAAACAAAACTCAACAAGATCTGGAAAGACTGGGAAGCCTTTGCAGAATATGCTTTTAACAAATCACACTCCACGTGTTACGCTTTAATTGCGTACCAAACCGCGTATTTAAAGGCCAATTATCCGGCGGAATACATGGCGAGCGTCATGTCGAACAACATTAACAACACGAAGCAGATTACTCTTTTTATGGAAGATTGTAAAGCGATTGGCGTCGATGTTTTAGGCCCCGACGTGAATGAATCGCAGTACGCTTTCGCGGTGAACGAAAAAGGCCAGATCCGTTTTGGTTTAGGCGCAATAAAAGGCATTGGCGAAGGTCCGAGTGAAGCCATTGTGGCGGCGCGAAAAGCAGAACGATACAAGAACATTTATGATTTTTTCGAGAAAATCCCGTCCTCTCAAATGAACAAAAGAGTAGCTGAAAGTTTGGTGGTAGCAGGCGCTTTTGATGAAGTCGACCGGTATCACCGCGCACAGTATTTCGACATCGACGCGAGCGGAAAAACCAATATCGAACGGCTTTTGCGTTACGGACAAAGCTTTCAGGACAACATTAACGAAATTGAAAACTCGCTTTTCGCCGATTTCGCGGATGAAGTGAAGATTGAACAGCCCAAAATAAATCCGGCGCCAGAGTGGCAAAATATGCACAAACTCAACAAGGAAAAGGAAATCATCGGGTTTTACCTGTCCGCGCACCCGCTGGATGAATATAAATTTCAGTTCCAGTTTATTCAGGGTGCTTTGAGCAAAAAAGAAATTCTGGAAGGCAAAAAAGAAGAGGAGATTGAACTCGATAAAATTGCCGTCCCCATCGATATTGTGGACGATATTGCCGACAGCGAGGAGGATCTGATTGATCTTCCGCGTGATAATCCGGAGGGCGACGAGGCGGAATTACTGGAAGATTCCGGTAAAAAAGCCGAACCGAAAGGAACCTATAACTTCCTCAATCTCGATGAAGTCGAATCCTACAAAAACATTGTTTTTGCGAACCAGCAGCCGGATCTTTTTAATAACGATAAACTTTCCTGGAAAGAAAAACAGGCCTTAAAAAATAATGCGCCCGAATATATGGTAGCCGGCTTGGTGACGGAATATATTGTGAAAGACGGAAAAAACAGCGGCGAAAAAATAGCCTTTCTCACTTTGGAAGACTACAGCGGAAGTTATGGTTTTCGGCTTGGAGACCGCGATTATATGAGACTTCGTGATAAAATTGAGGTTCAGCGCTTTGTTATTTTTAAAGTTAAATTTTCCCAGGCAAATGACGGCCGCGTTT
- a CDS encoding thiamine pyrophosphate-dependent enzyme yields the protein MEIDTKNRVSKEILLKAFKHMMVAKATADVYEENRNICKYVHSTSRGHEAIQLATAYQLTKEDWVSPYYRDESMLLGMGFEPYQLMLQLLAKADDPFSGGRSYYSHPSSRQQNLPKIIHQSSATGMQAIPTTGVAQGLKYIQEFNLEQFENNPVVVCSFGDNSVTEGEVSEAFQFAALHQLPIIFLVQDNEWGISVTKEEARTSDAYDFAAGFVGLNRMKVDGTDFEASFLAMQKAVDFVRKERKPMLVCASTVLIGHHTSGVRREFYRDDEDLTKHRAKDPGNILRNRLLEEGTDEDLLKQIEKKARLEVEQAFHKAIEAEDPKPETVEDHVFAPTPITEEVGAREGENPEKIVMVDAAIHAIQEIMWKHPEALLYGQDVGERIGGVFRETVTLGKKFGNKRVFNTPIQEAYIIGSTVGMSAVGLKPIVEVQFADYIYPGINQLITEISKSNYLSNGKFPVSNIIRVPIGAYGGGGPYHSGSVESILCNIKGIKIAYPSNAADFKGLLKAAYYDPNPVIMLEHKGLYWSKVPGTDDAKTIEPAEDYILPFGKGNIILEADKTETEKGRTMLLVTYGMGIYWAKEAAKNFAGRVEIIDLRTLIPLDEKLVFERAKLHGKCLVLTEEQLNNSFAEAFAHRISKECFKHLDAPVEAMGSLNLPAVPINLVLEEAMLPNATKLTKKIEEILSN from the coding sequence ATGGAAATTGATACAAAAAACCGCGTTTCGAAGGAGATTTTATTGAAAGCATTTAAGCATATGATGGTGGCCAAAGCCACGGCAGATGTTTACGAAGAGAACCGAAATATCTGCAAATACGTGCACTCCACTTCGCGTGGTCACGAAGCGATCCAGCTGGCGACGGCGTATCAATTGACCAAAGAAGACTGGGTATCGCCTTATTACCGGGACGAAAGCATGTTACTCGGAATGGGTTTTGAGCCGTATCAATTAATGCTTCAACTGTTGGCAAAAGCGGACGACCCCTTTTCGGGCGGACGATCTTACTACTCGCATCCGTCGAGCCGACAGCAAAATCTTCCAAAAATCATTCATCAAAGTTCGGCCACGGGAATGCAGGCAATTCCTACAACCGGCGTCGCGCAGGGACTCAAATACATTCAGGAATTTAATTTAGAACAATTTGAAAATAATCCTGTCGTCGTTTGCAGTTTCGGCGATAATTCCGTTACGGAAGGTGAAGTTTCGGAGGCCTTTCAGTTTGCCGCGCTACACCAGTTGCCCATCATATTTTTAGTTCAGGACAACGAATGGGGAATTTCCGTTACGAAAGAAGAAGCCCGAACTTCCGATGCGTATGATTTTGCTGCAGGTTTTGTCGGTTTGAACCGAATGAAAGTCGACGGCACCGATTTCGAAGCCAGTTTCTTAGCCATGCAAAAAGCCGTGGATTTCGTGCGGAAGGAAAGAAAACCCATGTTGGTTTGTGCGAGTACGGTTTTGATTGGTCACCATACTTCGGGCGTTCGGCGCGAATTTTACCGCGACGACGAAGATCTCACCAAACACCGCGCAAAAGATCCCGGAAATATTTTAAGAAACAGATTACTGGAAGAAGGTACTGACGAAGATCTTTTAAAACAGATCGAAAAGAAAGCACGTTTGGAAGTCGAACAGGCTTTCCATAAAGCTATTGAAGCGGAGGATCCAAAACCTGAAACCGTGGAAGATCACGTTTTCGCTCCAACTCCTATCACGGAAGAAGTTGGTGCAAGAGAAGGCGAAAATCCGGAAAAAATTGTGATGGTTGATGCGGCTATTCACGCCATTCAGGAAATCATGTGGAAACACCCCGAAGCCTTGCTTTACGGTCAGGACGTGGGCGAAAGGATTGGCGGCGTGTTTCGCGAGACGGTGACATTAGGAAAAAAATTCGGTAATAAAAGAGTTTTCAATACCCCGATTCAGGAAGCTTACATCATCGGTTCAACCGTGGGAATGAGCGCGGTGGGACTGAAACCGATTGTAGAAGTTCAGTTTGCCGATTATATTTATCCCGGCATCAACCAACTGATCACGGAAATTTCCAAATCAAATTATTTAAGCAACGGAAAATTTCCGGTGAGCAATATTATTCGCGTGCCAATTGGCGCCTACGGCGGTGGCGGACCTTATCACAGCGGAAGTGTTGAAAGTATTTTGTGCAATATTAAAGGCATTAAAATCGCCTACCCGAGCAATGCTGCAGATTTTAAAGGCTTGCTGAAGGCAGCGTATTACGACCCGAATCCGGTGATTATGCTGGAACATAAAGGCTTGTATTGGAGCAAAGTTCCGGGCACCGACGATGCAAAAACCATCGAACCGGCGGAAGATTACATCTTACCTTTCGGTAAAGGAAATATTATTTTAGAAGCCGACAAAACCGAAACCGAAAAGGGCCGAACCATGCTCCTCGTTACTTATGGTATGGGAATTTACTGGGCTAAAGAAGCGGCGAAGAATTTTGCAGGAAGAGTAGAGATCATCGATTTAAGAACACTCATTCCGTTGGATGAAAAACTGGTTTTCGAACGTGCGAAACTTCACGGAAAATGCCTGGTTTTAACGGAAGAACAACTGAATAATTCTTTTGCTGAAGCTTTTGCGCACCGGATTTCCAAAGAGTGTTTTAAGCATTTAGATGCGCCCGTTGAAGCCATGGGTTCACTGAATTTACCGGCGGTACCGATCAACCTGGTTTTAGAAGAAGCCATGCTTCCAAACGCGACAAAACTCACGAAAAAGATTGAAGAAATTTTATCGAACTAA
- the cax gene encoding calcium/proton exchanger produces MQKKDILLLAGAAAVAAATGFATHSGLNSVLLFLLAAVALVLVAMIVGKATEQLGSRMGPAATGVLQSALGNLPELFVCIFALKAGLITVVKAALIGSILGNSVLVFGMAILFGGIKNGRQYFHSEPPKMNAILMILAFAAMAVPTLTFYLHTPAESHINMLDIIVSVVLLIVFGAYLSFSIKGDQSVIPAEDTEAHEASWSLPVTLIVLAASGAGAAFVSDWFVEALQPAMDSLGINEVFAGLIVVAIAGNAIENIVGIQLAIKNKADYAVSVIMNSSLQIALVLYPLLILISFFLGGAVLSFVLSPLLLAALALSVLVSAFIVFDGESIWLEGVALIGLYIIIAAAFWWG; encoded by the coding sequence ATGCAGAAAAAAGATATTTTACTCCTTGCCGGTGCGGCTGCAGTTGCGGCTGCCACAGGTTTTGCAACACACAGCGGCTTAAATTCCGTCTTGTTGTTTCTTCTTGCAGCAGTGGCCTTGGTTTTGGTCGCAATGATCGTAGGAAAGGCCACGGAACAATTGGGCAGCCGCATGGGACCCGCCGCGACGGGAGTTTTGCAGTCCGCACTGGGAAATTTGCCGGAACTTTTTGTGTGTATTTTCGCCTTGAAAGCCGGCCTGATCACGGTGGTTAAAGCGGCGTTGATCGGATCTATTCTGGGAAATTCGGTTCTGGTTTTCGGTATGGCGATACTTTTTGGTGGCATTAAAAACGGGCGGCAATATTTCCACTCGGAACCGCCAAAAATGAACGCCATCCTAATGATACTGGCGTTTGCCGCGATGGCTGTTCCAACCTTAACTTTTTACCTGCACACGCCCGCGGAAAGCCATATCAATATGCTCGACATTATTGTTTCGGTGGTTTTGCTCATTGTTTTTGGAGCTTATTTGAGCTTTTCCATCAAAGGAGATCAGTCGGTGATTCCGGCGGAGGACACGGAAGCGCATGAGGCGAGTTGGTCTTTGCCCGTGACGCTCATTGTGCTGGCGGCTTCCGGCGCGGGCGCTGCGTTTGTGTCGGACTGGTTTGTGGAAGCGCTGCAACCTGCCATGGATTCCCTCGGCATTAACGAGGTTTTTGCCGGTTTGATCGTGGTGGCAATTGCGGGAAATGCGATTGAAAACATTGTGGGCATTCAGCTGGCTATTAAAAATAAAGCGGATTACGCGGTGAGTGTGATTATGAATTCGTCGTTGCAGATCGCTTTGGTGCTGTATCCGCTGTTGATATTGATTTCTTTCTTTTTGGGCGGTGCGGTATTGTCTTTTGTATTGAGTCCGCTTTTGCTTGCTGCTCTGGCACTTTCCGTGCTGGTAAGCGCGTTCATTGTGTTTGATGGAGAAAGTATTTGGCTGGAAGGCGTGGCGCTGATCGGGCTTTATATTATTATTGCGGCGGCTTTTTGGTGGGGATAA
- the ligA gene encoding NAD-dependent DNA ligase LigA, which produces MSQDIQQKIQALRAELHQYNYDYYTLDESAVSDFEFDLKLKELHDLEAQHPEFYDSNSPTLRVGGEITKNFPTVQHQFRMYSLDNSYDFDDLQDWEKRVQRTLNEPVEFVAELKYDGASISILYENGVMKEAVTRGDGFRGDEITSNVKTISDIPMQLYGGFPERFFMRGEIYLTRKNFDKINERREEEGLDLFMNPRNTASGSLKMQDSAEVGKRKLSAVLYQFISTEMPAETHWELLQKSREWSFRISDQAKLCKTLDDVKTFINFWDVERHQLPFEIDGIVLKVNSLKQQSQLGYTAKSPRWAMAYKFKAEKVETELLAVTYQVGRTGAITPVANLKPVLLAGTTVKRASLHNEDIIRKLGLYEHDFVYVEKGGEIIPKIVGVNLEKRNPANREIEYIKNCPECGTELVKIEDQAIHFCPNDLHCPPQVVGRMIHYVSRKALNIENLGAETIEQLYREKLAENPADFYVLTKEQLLPLERMAEKSAQNIIAGIEKSKEVPFEKVLFGIGIKHVGETVAKKLAKNFESIEALQNASAEELIQVEDIGGKIAESIVAFFQNPENLLMVERLKTYGVQLENGENTNVLLSTALENKTFLFTGKLSLFTREAAEEMVEKHGGKNISAVSKNLNYLVVGEKAGSKLKKAQDIGTIEILDEQEFLDLVSN; this is translated from the coding sequence ATGTCTCAAGATATTCAGCAAAAGATTCAGGCCCTGCGCGCAGAACTTCACCAATATAATTACGATTACTACACCTTAGACGAATCTGCCGTTTCCGATTTCGAATTCGATCTAAAACTGAAAGAACTGCATGATTTAGAAGCGCAGCATCCGGAGTTTTACGACAGCAACTCTCCCACTTTGCGCGTGGGCGGCGAGATCACGAAAAATTTTCCCACCGTTCAGCACCAGTTTCGCATGTACTCGCTGGATAATTCCTACGATTTTGATGATCTTCAAGACTGGGAAAAACGCGTGCAAAGAACGCTGAACGAACCTGTAGAATTTGTGGCCGAACTAAAATACGACGGCGCTTCCATTTCTATTCTTTATGAAAACGGCGTAATGAAGGAAGCCGTAACACGCGGCGACGGCTTTCGCGGCGACGAAATTACCTCTAACGTGAAAACCATTTCCGACATTCCGATGCAGCTGTACGGCGGTTTTCCCGAGCGGTTTTTTATGCGCGGCGAAATCTATCTGACGCGGAAAAACTTCGATAAAATTAACGAACGCCGCGAGGAAGAAGGTTTGGATCTCTTTATGAATCCGCGGAATACAGCCTCCGGAAGTTTAAAAATGCAGGATTCCGCAGAGGTAGGGAAAAGAAAACTTTCTGCCGTTCTGTATCAGTTTATTTCCACCGAAATGCCTGCAGAGACGCATTGGGAACTCCTGCAAAAAAGCCGTGAATGGAGTTTTCGCATCTCTGACCAGGCAAAACTTTGCAAAACGTTGGACGACGTTAAAACCTTCATTAATTTTTGGGATGTAGAAAGACATCAGCTGCCCTTCGAAATTGATGGAATCGTTTTAAAAGTGAACTCCTTAAAACAGCAATCCCAGTTAGGATACACCGCCAAATCGCCGCGTTGGGCAATGGCCTATAAATTTAAAGCTGAAAAAGTGGAAACTGAATTGCTGGCCGTGACTTATCAGGTCGGCAGAACCGGTGCCATCACGCCGGTGGCCAATTTAAAACCTGTTCTGCTTGCCGGAACAACGGTTAAGCGCGCGAGTCTGCATAACGAAGATATCATCCGAAAACTCGGCTTGTACGAACATGACTTCGTTTATGTAGAAAAAGGCGGCGAAATTATTCCAAAGATCGTTGGTGTTAATTTAGAGAAACGAAATCCCGCAAATCGTGAAATCGAGTACATTAAAAACTGTCCGGAATGTGGGACTGAGCTGGTGAAAATCGAAGATCAGGCGATTCATTTTTGTCCGAATGATCTGCATTGTCCGCCGCAGGTTGTGGGCCGAATGATTCATTACGTTTCGCGCAAAGCTTTAAATATTGAAAATTTAGGCGCAGAAACCATCGAACAGCTGTACCGCGAAAAGTTGGCGGAAAATCCTGCAGACTTTTACGTTTTAACGAAAGAACAACTTCTGCCCCTGGAAAGAATGGCGGAAAAATCTGCGCAGAACATCATTGCTGGAATCGAGAAATCCAAAGAAGTTCCGTTTGAAAAAGTGTTGTTTGGAATTGGCATCAAGCACGTCGGCGAAACGGTGGCGAAAAAACTTGCAAAAAATTTCGAATCGATTGAAGCTTTACAAAACGCCAGCGCAGAAGAACTCATTCAGGTGGAAGATATTGGTGGAAAAATCGCAGAAAGTATTGTGGCTTTCTTTCAAAATCCGGAAAATCTGCTGATGGTTGAGCGGCTGAAAACGTACGGCGTTCAACTGGAAAACGGTGAAAACACGAATGTGCTTTTAAGTACGGCTTTGGAAAATAAAACGTTTCTTTTCACCGGAAAACTGTCTCTGTTTACGCGCGAAGCCGCGGAAGAAATGGTGGAAAAACATGGCGGAAAAAACATTTCGGCGGTTTCGAAAAACCTGAACTATCTCGTAGTTGGCGAAAAAGCCGGCAGCAAACTGAAAAAAGCGCAGGACATCGGCACAATTGAAATCCTGGATGAGCAGGAGTTTTTAGATTTAGTTTCAAATTAA
- a CDS encoding M17 family metallopeptidase yields MIQINLRNKPTNQITQKLSFFTEKNWKTEKQNFAENLSGIFSARKDETFILLEENTVHFLIGLGNEPKNFEMQACAEKFSYQFRKKLKAQPTLLSCENLNDDEIESLARGLYLGTYEYPFKEEHPLFQPEFELVIGSFEPENLERLALKISALCEGQFACMEWLNKPQNFKRVPQISDFLEDVAEKYNLKRTVFNRAKSEEVGLGAFLSVNQGSSQEAAFTILEYQCDKQEAKTVGLVGKCVLFDTGGISIKGSENLHYMKSDMGGATAVIGTLIAAAKNKLPLNLVVILPITDNAVSNTAYIPSDVIKAYNGKTIEVLNTDAEGRMTLADGLSYLSKNYKSDALIDLATLTGSSVRMFGSTCGAYFSNNENLKKSLEKSGYKTNQRVWNLPLWDIWKDDFTSDVADFKNISSKPFGDCIVAGKFLEQFIEGHPNWAHLDIAGVAFGNVQYMKEKGATGYGVQLLLDFLEDFA; encoded by the coding sequence ATGATCCAAATTAACCTTCGCAATAAACCCACAAATCAAATCACCCAAAAACTCTCCTTCTTCACGGAAAAGAATTGGAAAACGGAAAAGCAAAATTTCGCCGAAAACCTAAGTGGAATTTTTTCGGCCCGAAAAGACGAAACCTTTATTCTTTTGGAAGAAAATACTGTTCATTTTTTAATTGGCTTGGGCAATGAGCCGAAGAATTTTGAAATGCAGGCCTGCGCGGAAAAATTCTCCTACCAATTCAGAAAAAAACTGAAGGCGCAACCCACGCTTCTTTCATGTGAAAATTTAAATGATGACGAGATTGAAAGTTTAGCACGCGGTTTATATTTAGGAACTTACGAATATCCATTTAAAGAAGAACATCCCCTTTTTCAACCGGAATTCGAACTGGTTATCGGAAGTTTCGAACCAGAAAATCTGGAGCGGTTAGCCTTAAAAATTTCCGCGCTTTGCGAAGGTCAGTTTGCCTGCATGGAATGGCTGAACAAGCCGCAAAATTTTAAACGCGTTCCGCAGATTTCGGATTTTTTGGAAGATGTTGCTGAAAAATATAATTTAAAAAGAACCGTTTTTAACCGCGCGAAATCGGAAGAAGTAGGATTGGGCGCATTTCTTTCGGTGAATCAGGGAAGTTCGCAGGAAGCGGCTTTTACGATTTTGGAATATCAGTGCGACAAACAAGAGGCAAAAACCGTTGGTTTGGTGGGGAAATGCGTTCTTTTCGATACGGGCGGAATTTCAATTAAAGGTTCCGAAAATCTGCACTACATGAAATCTGATATGGGCGGTGCCACCGCCGTTATCGGAACCCTCATCGCCGCGGCGAAAAACAAACTCCCTCTCAATCTGGTCGTAATTTTGCCCATCACCGATAATGCCGTTTCGAATACGGCCTACATTCCGAGTGACGTGATCAAAGCTTACAACGGCAAAACCATCGAAGTACTCAACACCGATGCCGAAGGACGAATGACACTCGCGGACGGACTCTCCTATCTCTCCAAAAATTATAAAAGCGATGCCCTGATCGATCTCGCCACTCTGACGGGAAGTTCTGTTAGAATGTTCGGCTCTACGTGTGGCGCCTATTTTAGCAACAACGAAAATTTAAAAAAATCCCTTGAAAAATCCGGCTATAAAACCAACCAGCGCGTCTGGAATTTACCGCTCTGGGATATTTGGAAAGACGACTTCACCTCTGACGTGGCCGATTTTAAAAACATTTCTTCTAAACCCTTCGGCGACTGTATTGTTGCGGGGAAATTTTTAGAACAGTTCATTGAAGGCCACCCAAACTGGGCGCATCTGGATATCGCGGGCGTGGCTTTCGGTAATGTGCAGTACATGAAAGAAAAAGGCGCAACAGGTTATGGCGTGCAGCTGCTCCTGGATTTTTTGGAAGATTTTGCCTAA